The following DNA comes from Mucilaginibacter jinjuensis.
AAACCGTACCCAGCAACCAGTTAGAGAAAATGCTGTGGCTGGAATCAGACCGGATGGGTTTTTTGCTGGATGCCGTAACGCAGAAAAAATTTGAGATCCAACGCTCGACAGTAAAAAACGAACGTGGGCAGAATTATGATAACCGTCCGTACGGTTTGGCTTCAGAAGCGGTGTCAAAAGCATTATATCCTTATGGTCACCCGTACTCATGGTTAACCATTGGCTATATCGAAGATTTAAACAAGGTTGATGTAAACGATTTAAAACGTTTCTTTCTACGTTGGTACGGCCCTAATAATGCAACCTTAACTATAGGTGGCGATATCGATGCCAAACAAACACTGGCTTGGGTCGAGAAATATTTTGGCTCTATCCCACGCGGCCCCGAGGTTAAAAATGTAACCCTGCCTGCACCGGTTTTAACTGCCGACAGGTATACGTCTTTTACCGATAATTATGCCCGCTTGCCGCTGTTGTTAATCGAGTATCCGGGTGTTAAAATGTACGATAAAGATCAGTCGGCGCTGGATGCGCTGTCGTTAATTATCGGTCAGGGTAAAAACTCTATCCTTTATAAAAATTTCATCAAAAGCCGTAAAGCTACCGATGCGCAAATGTTCTCTACCAATTCAGAATTGGCCGGCGATATCGGTATTGAGCTGATGCCTTTCCCGGGTCAGACACTGGCAGATATGAAAAAACTGCTGGACGACTCTTTTGCTGAATTTGAGAAAACAGGTGTTACTGATGAAGATCTTGCCCGCTTTAAAGGTAGTGCCGAAGCCGATTTTATTAACGGTTTGGCCAGCGTATCGGGCAAAGTGAGCGAGCTTGCTGCTTCTCAAACATTTTCTGGCAATCCCAATCAGATTGGTCGTGAGCTAGAGAATATCCGCAAGGTAACTAAGGCCGATGTAATGCGTGTATATAACCAATACATTAAAGGCAAAGCGGCAGTTTATTTAAGTGTGTTGCCTAAAGGAAGCACGCTGCAACCTTTGGCACCCGATAATTATACCCCGGATAGCAAAGGTTATAAAGCGCCTGATTACGGTTATGATAAACTGACTTACCATAAGGCCAAAGATAACTTCGACCGTAATATTGCACCATCAAACGGCCCGAACCCTGTTGTAAAAGTCCCTCCATTCTGGACTGCAAAAACAGACAATGGTGTTAAAATGATTGGTACTTACAATGATGAAATCCCAACCATTACCATACAAATCAAAGTAAAAGGCGGCGGTTTACTGGCCGCTAAAGACCCATCAAAAGCAGGTTTACCGGTTATGGTAGGGCAAATGTTAAATGAGGGTACAGAGAAATATTCGGCAGAGGAAATTAATGCCATGCTTGAGAAAATCGGCAGTCATGTATCTGTATATACATCCGGCGAAGAAACGGTATTTTATGTATCGTCATTAACCAAATACCTCGACCAAACACTGGCCCTTGTACAAGAACGCCTATTACACCCTAAGTTTACCCAGGATGCTTTCGACCGTATTAAAAAGCAAGACCTTCAAAACTTGCAGGTTGCTAAAACCCAACCTGCAGGGGTAGCAGGTAGCGTTTATAATAAGATTTTATTTGGTAAAGATAACATCCGCACTTATGGTTTATCGGGTACAGAACAAACGGTACCAAACATTACACTGGCCGATGTGCAGGCATATTATGATAATTATTTTGCGCCAGGCTTAACCTCTGTTGTAATAGTTGGTGATGCTACAGAAGCTGCCATTAAAACCAAACTTGCCTTTTTAAATAGCTGGAAGCCTAAACAGGTTGATGTACCGGGAGCTATAGCAAATGGACCTGCTACAGATGGTACTAAAATTTACCTGGTTGATATCCCTCACGCAGCACAGTCAGAGATCAGAGTCGGTTATTTAACCGGTTTAAACTTTGATGCTACAGGCGTTTATTATCGCCTGGGTTTAGCCAATTATACACTTGGTGGCAGTTTCGACAGCCATTTAAACATAGACCTGCGCGAAGAAAAAGGCTGGACCTATGGTGCAAGCTCTGGCTTTGCTTCAGGTACTTATGGTGGTATGTTTACTGCATCTGCCGGGGTACGTGCCTCGGCAACGGATAGTGCTGTTGTTGAATTTGTGAAGGATATTAAGGCTTACGCCGATAACGGTATTACCCCGGCTGAGCTTGCTTTTACCAAAACCTCGATAGGGCAGAGCGATGCGCGCAAGTATGAAACCAATGATCAGAAAGCCGCTTTCCTTGGCCGTATCCAGCAATACGATTTAAAACCGACTTATGTTGATGAGCAAAATAAGATACTGGCCAATATCACCCAGTCCGAGATCAACGAACTGGCAAAAAAATACCTTGATATAAGCCACATGGCTATTTTGGTAGTTGGCGATAAAGAAAAAGTAATGCCCGGCTTGCAAAAATTGGGCTACCAGATAGTAGAATTAGATGCCGATGCGAATAATAAATAGTTAGTTTAATAGTAAGAGGGGGGCGCCAAATGGTGTCCCTCTTTTTTTATGGTGTCAGGTACGGTGTGTTTATAAGTTAAACAGATGTTGGTAGCGGCTTAAACGCCTATGATACTCTATGATGAAATAACATTAGAGTTTTTTATAACATCAGTTTTTATACTGATTGGCATAGTAGCGCTATATGCTATAATTCGAATGCTGATTAATCGTCATAAAGGCAGGGACGAAATGGACGGGTTATTATGATGGCTTTTATTGTAACTTATAGCCAAATAAAAAGGTCCGGATGTAAATACATCCGGACCTTTTTATTTGACACGATGATCGGCAAACATTATAAGCCGGTTGCAGCTACATTAATGTCCGATCGAGGCACCATTTTTAATTTCTTCGCTGCCTTTTGCTACGTAATGTGCATTCTCTTTTAAGCTGGCACCAAAAACTTCGGCCAGGCTATCTGTTGCACGCCCTATACGTACCGGTACTCTTTTGGCAATATTTGCCGAGTCTTCGATCATAAATACACCTTCAGTTGAGTTAACCACGGCATGTTTAGGTACTACAAATGCGTTTGCATCTGCATCTAAGCCAATTACAGCTTCAGCAACCATGCCGGGCGACAGTTTCAGATCGTTATTCAGTACATCCAACTCAATATGCTCAGAACGCAATGTTTTATCCATTACACCCGCACGACGGGCAATCTTTGCACTGAATACCTGATCAGGGAATGCCTTAACAGAAAACTTAACAACATCATTTAGTTTGATGAAACCTTTATAGGCTTCGGGTATCTCTACTACCAAACGCAGGTGGCGTTGCTCCTGCAAGGTGAAGATCGGTAGTTCTGAACCTTTACCCGCAGGGCCAATATATGCACCCAGGTTCACATTTCTGGCGCTGATAACACCATCAAAAGGAGCGCGGATGGTTAAATATTGTGTAATAGTGCGGTTCGCCTCATAATCTGCCTTGGCCGATTGCATTTGAGCCAAATCTGAATTACGTTTGGCACTGGCAATATCCACATCGTTTTTAGAGATGGTACCCGGCGTTTTGCTGGCATCAATAATACGCTCATAGGTTGCATTACTTTGCTCGTATATGGCTTGTTGCGCCTTATACTTTGACATAGATGATGCCAGTTGCTGTACCAGTTCAGGTGCTTCCAGCGTGGCCAGCACCTGGCCTTGTTTTACCTCTGAACCCACATCAACACCGAGGCTTTTAACATAGCTATTCACTTTGGCGTAGATATCCACTTCGCGGTAAGCAGTCAGCTCCGAAGGTACTTTTAGCTCAGTGTGCATTGCACCCTTTGCAAGTGCAAAGGTGGTTGGTGCTGCAGGGGCTTCAACAGTTGCAGCTTTTTTCTCAGTTTCTTTGTTTTCTTCGTTTGAAGAACAGCCCGCCCAAAATAATCCGGCAGCGGCAATCGTGACAATTATTGATTTAGTGTTCATATTTTAGCGCTTAAAGAGTTGATATATTCCAGGCTTTCCTCGTCGTTAGCTTCAAGGGAAACCGATTTAACAGATGCTTTTTCCTGTCCCCAGGCAAATACCAGTGGCAGGATAAATAGGGTGGCAAAAGTAGAGGCAATTAATCCGCCAACTACTGCACGGCCCAATGGGGAAGTTTGATCGCCGGCTTCGCCTAAACCACTGGCCATTGGGATCATACCCACCACCATGGCTAAAGCCGTCATCATAATAGGGCGTAAACGTAAGGCGGCGGCATCACGGGCTGAAAGCAAGGCATTATTATTAGTAAGCCTGATCTGCTCGGCATTGGTGATTAACAATACTGCGTTAGAAATAGATACCCCAACCGACATGATGATCCCCATGTAAGATTGCAGGTTCAAGGTAGAACCCGTAATGAGCAGCATAATCAATGAGCCAATAATAACCGCCGGAACAGTAGTTAGGATAACTGCAGATACCCGAAACGATTGGAAGTTAGCCGCCAGCATTAAGAAGATTACGATGATCGCTACCAATAATCCATTTTGTAAACTGCTGAGTGTATCGGTAAGCGTTTGGCTTAAACCTACCAGATCAACTGTGGTGCCACGCGGCAATTCGCCAAGGGAGGTAATGGCTTTCTGCACATCTGCGGCCGCTTTACCTAAATCTTTATTATTTAAGTTGGCAGTTACAGAAAGTACCGGCAGTGCACCAAGGTCATCGTTTTCGCCATAGGTGGTATCTGGTTTAATGGTAGCTACGTCGCTCAATACAGGGCGTGTGCCATTACGCAGCAATGGTATTTCGCCAATGTCGCTTAAGCTTTGCATTTTATTTTCGGGAACCTGTACCTGTACGTTATAACTGTTGCCGGTTTTTTCATCAATCCAGATGTTCCGGTCTGTATAGCGTGACGAAGACGTTGATGCGATAAGCGAGCGGGATACATCGTTTACATCCACACCCAATTGTGCAGCACGTTCGCGATCAATCTCGATATTAATAGCAGGGTACTTATTAGATTGTCCTAATTGGATATCACGTAAATATGGTATATCCCTTAGTTTAGCCATTAATTTTGCTGCATATTGCTCGTTCATCTTTTTGTTACGACCGGCAAAACGTACCTCGATAGGTGTTGGCGACCCCTGGCTTAATATCTTGTCTGTCAATTCTATCGGCTCGAAAGATAATTTAATGTCAGGGATCTGTTGAGCAACTTCATGACGGATCTTTTCTTTTAACTGATCGAGGTTGGTATGGTAATCTTCTTTAAAAGCTACCTGCAGCACAGCTTCCTGCGGGCCGGCCATCCAAAGGAATATTGGGTTGGTAGAGAATAAGTTAGGGTGGATACCAACATAAGCAGAAGTGATCAGTATGTGGTTTTCTCCCACAATGTTTTTGATGATCTGCGTAGTTTTTAATGTCTTATCCTCGGTACGCTCGATCCGGGTACCCTCGGCAGCACGGATACGTACCTGGAATTGCCCGCCATTAACCTTAGGCAGAATATCTTTACCAATATGGTTTAATAAAACCGCACCTATAATTACTGATACTACTAAATAGCCCAATACAATAGGTTTGCGCAAAGGCATAACCCGGTCAATAAAATTGAGGAACCGAACGCGCAGTTTATCAAAACGGCTAAGTTTTTCTGTAGGTGTATGTTTAAGCTCGTCAACAATATCATCCTTTTGGCTCCAAGTATGTTCTTCTGAACCTTTTGCCGGGTGATGTGCATGTTTAGCTTCGTGGCTTTTCATGATCCAGTTGGCCATTACCGGTACAAAGGTTTGCGCCAGGAAGTAAGACGTGATCATACTGAAACCGATAGCCAAAGCCAAGGGTAAAAATAAACCGCCAGGTATGCCACCCATAGTAAATGCAGGGGCAAATACAGCAAGGATACAAAACAGGATCAGCAATTTAGGGAAGGCGATTTCCTTACACGCATCCCAAATAGCGAGGCGCTTGGGCTTACCCATATCCAAATGCTGGTGGATGTTTTCGATGGTAACGGTACTCTCATCAACCAAAATACCAATAGCGAGTGATAAACCACTCAGCGTCATGATGTTGATGGTTTGGCCGAAAAGGCTCAGGAATAAAACACCGGATATAATAGATGTAGGGATAGTAAGAATTACAATGGTCGCACCCCGCCAGTCGCCCAGGAACAATAGTACCATTAAGCCTGTGAGCACAGCACCGATAGCGCCCTCTGATATCAAACTTTTTACGGCATTAATTACATAAACAGATTGATCGAAAGAGTAAGACAGTTTCACATCATCCGGCAACTGCGCCTGCATTTTGGGCAGCGATTTTTTCAATTTCTGTACCACATCCCAGGTGGAGGCATCGGCATTTTTGGCGATACTCATGTATACAGATCTTTTGCCGTTTACCAGTGCGTAACCTACTGTAATATCAGCAGCATCTT
Coding sequences within:
- a CDS encoding M16 family metallopeptidase, whose translation is MKTNFKIALGLFAMSMPISVTYAQQTPPKLIEKVVKKGDEIVIPYQKYVLSNGLTVILTEDHSDPIAHVDVTYHVGSAREEIGKSGFAHFFEHMMFEGSDHVKSGDHFKTVNSVGGTLNGSTTLDRTNYFETVPSNQLEKMLWLESDRMGFLLDAVTQKKFEIQRSTVKNERGQNYDNRPYGLASEAVSKALYPYGHPYSWLTIGYIEDLNKVDVNDLKRFFLRWYGPNNATLTIGGDIDAKQTLAWVEKYFGSIPRGPEVKNVTLPAPVLTADRYTSFTDNYARLPLLLIEYPGVKMYDKDQSALDALSLIIGQGKNSILYKNFIKSRKATDAQMFSTNSELAGDIGIELMPFPGQTLADMKKLLDDSFAEFEKTGVTDEDLARFKGSAEADFINGLASVSGKVSELAASQTFSGNPNQIGRELENIRKVTKADVMRVYNQYIKGKAAVYLSVLPKGSTLQPLAPDNYTPDSKGYKAPDYGYDKLTYHKAKDNFDRNIAPSNGPNPVVKVPPFWTAKTDNGVKMIGTYNDEIPTITIQIKVKGGGLLAAKDPSKAGLPVMVGQMLNEGTEKYSAEEINAMLEKIGSHVSVYTSGEETVFYVSSLTKYLDQTLALVQERLLHPKFTQDAFDRIKKQDLQNLQVAKTQPAGVAGSVYNKILFGKDNIRTYGLSGTEQTVPNITLADVQAYYDNYFAPGLTSVVIVGDATEAAIKTKLAFLNSWKPKQVDVPGAIANGPATDGTKIYLVDIPHAAQSEIRVGYLTGLNFDATGVYYRLGLANYTLGGSFDSHLNIDLREEKGWTYGASSGFASGTYGGMFTASAGVRASATDSAVVEFVKDIKAYADNGITPAELAFTKTSIGQSDARKYETNDQKAAFLGRIQQYDLKPTYVDEQNKILANITQSEINELAKKYLDISHMAILVVGDKEKVMPGLQKLGYQIVELDADANNK
- a CDS encoding efflux RND transporter periplasmic adaptor subunit, with protein sequence MNTKSIIVTIAAAGLFWAGCSSNEENKETEKKAATVEAPAAPTTFALAKGAMHTELKVPSELTAYREVDIYAKVNSYVKSLGVDVGSEVKQGQVLATLEAPELVQQLASSMSKYKAQQAIYEQSNATYERIIDASKTPGTISKNDVDIASAKRNSDLAQMQSAKADYEANRTITQYLTIRAPFDGVISARNVNLGAYIGPAGKGSELPIFTLQEQRHLRLVVEIPEAYKGFIKLNDVVKFSVKAFPDQVFSAKIARRAGVMDKTLRSEHIELDVLNNDLKLSPGMVAEAVIGLDADANAFVVPKHAVVNSTEGVFMIEDSANIAKRVPVRIGRATDSLAEVFGASLKENAHYVAKGSEEIKNGASIGH
- a CDS encoding efflux RND transporter permease subunit translates to MNLILFALKKPITIMVLVASILFFGISTLRSVKIDIFPQLGLPVLYIAHPYGGFTPNQMETFFTKQYINTLLYVNGVKSIETKNIQGLALIKLNFYPGTNMAAAEAETSAASARAQALFPAGSNPPFIIRFDASTLPVGQVIVSSDKRNNNELLDLANTYVRSAFTSIPGLLSPPPFGGNIRTVVIKPDPTLLRSHNLTPEQIVQAITINNQTTPSGNVRVGDKNYITPTNTTIHKIQDFGNIPLFKGGVGNLYIRDVAAVEDAADITVGYALVNGKRSVYMSIAKNADASTWDVVQKLKKSLPKMQAQLPDDVKLSYSFDQSVYVINAVKSLISEGAIGAVLTGLMVLLFLGDWRGATIVILTIPTSIISGVLFLSLFGQTINIMTLSGLSLAIGILVDESTVTIENIHQHLDMGKPKRLAIWDACKEIAFPKLLILFCILAVFAPAFTMGGIPGGLFLPLALAIGFSMITSYFLAQTFVPVMANWIMKSHEAKHAHHPAKGSEEHTWSQKDDIVDELKHTPTEKLSRFDKLRVRFLNFIDRVMPLRKPIVLGYLVVSVIIGAVLLNHIGKDILPKVNGGQFQVRIRAAEGTRIERTEDKTLKTTQIIKNIVGENHILITSAYVGIHPNLFSTNPIFLWMAGPQEAVLQVAFKEDYHTNLDQLKEKIRHEVAQQIPDIKLSFEPIELTDKILSQGSPTPIEVRFAGRNKKMNEQYAAKLMAKLRDIPYLRDIQLGQSNKYPAINIEIDRERAAQLGVDVNDVSRSLIASTSSSRYTDRNIWIDEKTGNSYNVQVQVPENKMQSLSDIGEIPLLRNGTRPVLSDVATIKPDTTYGENDDLGALPVLSVTANLNNKDLGKAAADVQKAITSLGELPRGTTVDLVGLSQTLTDTLSSLQNGLLVAIIVIFLMLAANFQSFRVSAVILTTVPAVIIGSLIMLLITGSTLNLQSYMGIIMSVGVSISNAVLLITNAEQIRLTNNNALLSARDAAALRLRPIMMTALAMVVGMIPMASGLGEAGDQTSPLGRAVVGGLIASTFATLFILPLVFAWGQEKASVKSVSLEANDEESLEYINSLSAKI